The Herminiimonas arsenitoxidans genome window below encodes:
- a CDS encoding NADP(H)-dependent aldo-keto reductase, which yields MKYQQLGKTDIKVSNIALGTMTWGEQNSEADAHAQLDMAIAAGVNLIDAAEMYPVPPKPETQGLTERYLGNWLKKSGKREQLIIATKAAGPARLPHNPKHVRNGQNSFDRTSLTEALHGNLERLQTDYIDIYQLHWPDRSVNIFGRQNYEHHPDEDTVPIAETLSVLADFVKQGKIRYIGVSNETPWGLSQFLRASEQLNLPRIVSIQNPYSLVNRYFEIALSEFSHQEQIGLLAYSPLAFGALSGKYLNGARPADGRMTLFERFVRYKAPQVETAVQAYVDLAHKHGLDPAQMALAYVNTRPFLTSTIIGATTLQQLQSNLDSIHLELDAAVLNGIEEIHARHPNPAS from the coding sequence ATGAAGTATCAACAACTTGGAAAAACAGATATCAAAGTCAGTAATATCGCACTAGGCACCATGACCTGGGGTGAGCAAAACAGTGAAGCAGATGCACATGCACAACTCGATATGGCGATCGCAGCCGGCGTCAATCTGATCGATGCCGCAGAAATGTATCCCGTCCCACCTAAACCAGAAACACAAGGATTGACTGAACGTTATCTCGGTAACTGGTTGAAAAAATCCGGCAAGCGCGAGCAACTCATCATCGCCACCAAAGCCGCTGGGCCTGCTCGTTTGCCGCACAATCCAAAACATGTACGCAATGGACAAAACAGTTTTGATCGCACCAGCTTGACCGAGGCACTGCACGGCAATCTGGAACGTCTGCAAACGGATTACATCGATATCTATCAACTGCATTGGCCGGATCGCAGCGTGAATATTTTTGGTCGACAAAATTATGAGCATCATCCAGATGAAGACACAGTACCTATCGCAGAAACATTGTCGGTGCTGGCTGACTTCGTCAAGCAAGGGAAGATACGTTACATAGGTGTATCGAATGAAACGCCGTGGGGCCTGTCGCAATTCCTGCGTGCATCGGAACAATTGAATCTGCCACGCATCGTCAGCATACAAAATCCCTACAGTCTGGTGAATCGTTATTTTGAAATTGCGCTGTCAGAATTTTCACATCAGGAGCAGATAGGTTTGCTCGCTTATTCGCCGCTCGCCTTCGGTGCACTGTCAGGAAAATATTTGAACGGTGCGCGCCCTGCAGATGGACGCATGACACTGTTCGAACGCTTCGTCCGTTACAAGGCACCGCAAGTGGAAACTGCTGTGCAAGCCTATGTCGATCTGGCGCATAAACATGGCCTCGATCCGGCGCAAATGGCTTTGGCTTACGTTAACACACGGCCCTTTTTAACGAGTACGATTATCGGCGCCACTACTTTGCAGCAATTGCAAAGCAATCTGGATAGCATCCATCTCGAACTGGATGCAGCTGTACTGAATGGCATAGAAGAGATACACGCCAGACATCCGAATCCTGCGTCATGA
- a CDS encoding sulfate ABC transporter substrate-binding protein → MLLKKLLGTALAFALIAPTVHAAEVSLLNVSYDPTRELYQEFNKAFAKEWKAKSGDDAKIKTSHGGSGKQGRAVIDGLDADVVTLALAYDIDAIAERGLLAKDWQKRLPHNSSPYTSTIVFLVRKGNPKGIKDWNDLVKPGVSVITPNPKTSGGARWNHLAAWLYALKQPGGNEATATDFITKLYKNVPVLDSGARGATTTFVERGIGDVLLAWENEAILAIKELGPDKVEIVAPSSSILAEPPVAVVDKVVDRRGTRKVAEAYLQYLYSTEGQEIAAQNYYRPIDEKVAKKYAAQFPKLKLYTIADVGGWTKAQKDHFSDGGIFDKIYQPGKK, encoded by the coding sequence ATGTTGCTCAAAAAATTATTAGGCACCGCTCTCGCATTCGCATTGATTGCGCCGACCGTGCATGCCGCAGAAGTGTCGTTGTTGAACGTTTCGTACGATCCAACACGCGAACTGTATCAGGAATTCAATAAAGCTTTCGCTAAAGAGTGGAAAGCCAAATCGGGCGATGACGCCAAGATTAAAACATCACATGGTGGTTCCGGCAAGCAAGGCCGTGCCGTGATCGACGGTCTGGATGCAGACGTAGTCACACTCGCATTGGCGTATGACATCGATGCGATTGCTGAACGTGGTTTGCTGGCTAAAGACTGGCAAAAACGTTTGCCGCACAACAGCTCGCCTTACACCTCGACTATCGTGTTCCTGGTACGCAAAGGCAATCCTAAAGGTATCAAAGATTGGAACGATCTGGTCAAACCAGGCGTATCCGTGATCACACCAAATCCAAAAACATCCGGTGGCGCGCGTTGGAACCATTTGGCTGCATGGTTGTATGCATTGAAACAACCAGGCGGCAATGAAGCGACTGCAACTGACTTCATCACCAAATTGTATAAAAACGTTCCTGTGCTGGACTCCGGCGCACGCGGTGCAACGACGACCTTCGTAGAACGTGGTATCGGCGACGTATTGCTGGCTTGGGAAAACGAAGCGATTCTGGCGATTAAAGAATTAGGCCCGGACAAGGTTGAGATCGTTGCGCCTTCTTCCAGTATTTTGGCTGAACCACCAGTCGCTGTTGTCGACAAAGTTGTTGATCGTCGTGGCACACGCAAAGTAGCTGAAGCGTATCTGCAATATCTGTACTCGACCGAAGGTCAGGAAATCGCAGCGCAAAACTACTATCGTCCTATCGATGAAAAAGTAGCGAAGAAATATGCAGCGCAATTTCCAAAATTGAAGCTGTACACGATTGCAGATGTCGGTGGCTGGACCAAAGCACAGAAGGATCATTTTTCTGACGGCGGCATCTTCGACAAGATTTATCAACCAGGCAAAAAATAA
- a CDS encoding NADPH-dependent FMN reductase, with amino-acid sequence MSTTYKVAVVVGSLRKDSMNRKLAQALSKLAPASLQLSIVEIGDLPLFNQDHEGNPSQPVIDFKQAIKSANAVLFVTPEYNRSVPGVLKNAIDTGSRPYGQSAWSGKPGAVISVSPGAIGGFGANHHLRQVLASVNVPTMPQPEAYIGNGSKLFDDSGALADPSTGEFLKKFLIAFDQWIERNI; translated from the coding sequence ATGAGCACTACGTACAAGGTCGCCGTTGTTGTCGGCAGTCTGCGCAAGGATTCCATGAATCGCAAACTGGCACAGGCACTCAGCAAGCTGGCGCCGGCCTCCCTGCAATTGAGCATAGTGGAAATCGGTGATCTGCCACTCTTCAATCAGGATCATGAAGGCAATCCATCGCAGCCAGTGATCGATTTCAAACAAGCGATCAAGTCAGCCAATGCTGTGCTCTTCGTCACGCCGGAATACAATCGTTCAGTGCCCGGCGTATTGAAGAACGCCATCGATACAGGCTCGCGTCCTTACGGTCAAAGTGCATGGAGCGGCAAACCCGGCGCCGTCATCAGCGTCTCGCCCGGTGCCATCGGCGGCTTCGGTGCGAATCATCATCTGCGTCAGGTACTGGCTTCCGTCAATGTACCGACCATGCCGCAACCGGAAGCGTACATCGGCAATGGCAGCAAATTGTTCGACGATAGCGGCGCGCTCGCCGACCCATCGACTGGCGAATTCTTGAAGAAATTTCTCATCGCATTCGATCAATGGATAGAACGCAATATCTAA
- a CDS encoding diacylglycerol kinase has protein sequence MSYPEQPISEFKSKSGLKRIFSALGYSIAGFKTAWKGEHAFRQELFVVVIATIAALMLPVSALQKLLLIGVFVLVLIIELLNSAIEAVVDRVSLERNPLSKNAKDFGSAAVMLALFLAGATWLVILWPLFTGN, from the coding sequence ATGAGCTATCCAGAACAACCTATTAGTGAATTCAAAAGCAAAAGCGGTTTGAAGCGTATTTTTTCTGCCTTGGGTTATTCCATTGCAGGTTTCAAGACAGCATGGAAAGGTGAGCATGCCTTTCGTCAGGAATTATTCGTTGTTGTGATCGCGACGATAGCCGCATTGATGTTGCCGGTTTCGGCCTTGCAGAAGCTGTTGCTGATAGGCGTGTTTGTGCTGGTACTGATTATCGAACTGCTTAATTCAGCAATCGAAGCGGTAGTGGATCGCGTCTCGCTGGAACGTAATCCCTTGTCAAAAAATGCCAAGGATTTTGGTAGTGCTGCGGTGATGCTGGCGCTGTTTCTGGCTGGTGCAACCTGGCTGGTTATTTTGTGGCCTTTATTCACTGGCAACTGA
- the ssuE gene encoding NADPH-dependent FMN reductase yields MNILLLAGSPSTPSRSTRLLHHVGERLALLGHRYVKLHVRDLPAQALVHADFTDELLKTAREQVAQADAVVIATPVYKAAYSGILKAFLDLLPQDGLRGKLVLPLATGGSQSHMLALDYGLRPVLSALDAKHVLPSIYATDLQINWSAEQGLTLDAAIAKRVSDGIENLSASLSALNDAATLNEFDSIPFSSVRCSV; encoded by the coding sequence ATGAATATTTTGTTGCTCGCGGGTAGTCCTTCAACACCATCTCGTTCTACCCGCTTGCTGCATCACGTGGGCGAAAGACTGGCTTTGCTTGGTCATCGTTATGTGAAGCTGCATGTACGTGATTTGCCTGCCCAGGCGCTGGTGCATGCAGACTTTACGGATGAACTGTTGAAAACGGCAAGGGAACAAGTTGCGCAGGCGGATGCCGTTGTGATTGCAACGCCGGTCTACAAGGCGGCGTATAGCGGAATCCTGAAAGCCTTTCTCGATCTGTTGCCGCAAGATGGTTTGCGTGGGAAGTTGGTCTTGCCTCTGGCAACAGGTGGCAGCCAATCGCACATGCTGGCTCTCGATTACGGTTTGCGCCCTGTGTTGTCGGCGCTGGATGCCAAGCATGTATTGCCCAGCATCTATGCGACTGATTTGCAGATCAATTGGTCGGCGGAGCAGGGTTTGACATTGGATGCTGCAATTGCCAAACGCGTGAGCGATGGCATAGAGAATCTTTCTGCCAGCTTGTCTGCGCTGAATGATGCAGCAACGCTTAACGAGTTCGACTCGATTCCTTTCTCCA